A DNA window from Pongo abelii isolate AG06213 chromosome 2, NHGRI_mPonAbe1-v2.0_pri, whole genome shotgun sequence contains the following coding sequences:
- the LOC112132656 gene encoding serine protease 44-like: protein MVPMASQDGLRRGRGGTRLSLHLLIWLQLLQPLLSEPYRPEEDSRMTPASPEARTPPVHPKFPKIPETSVAPGSPAPAGPPGSWVTSASTVGEALEPDGISDLGRHLSQACGHRVSRIIGGLPAPNRKWPWQVSLQTSNRHHCGGSLIDRRWVLTAAHCVFSNLEYKVKLGDTDLHAGSKEALVIPVRDIVFPGNFDFATLTNDIALALLAYSVNYSSHIQPVCLPEKLFEVEAGTECWVTGWGRVSESVSGPMPLVLQETELNIMRHEKCREVLKKKSISKSKMVMRGTVCGYNDQGKDACQGDSGGPLVCELNGTWVQVGIVSWGVGCGRKGYPGVYTEVNFYKKWITDHLRQASCLNSADFVILVVCLVMPLGILVTL from the exons ATGGTGCCCATGGCGTCCCAGGACGGCCTCCGCAGGGGCCGTGGAGGCACACGCCtgagcctccacctcctgatctGGCTTCAGCTCCTTCAACCCCTGCTCA GTGAGCCATACCGACCCGAGGAGGATTCCAGAATGACCCCGGCAAGCCCAGAAGCCCGGACGCCTCCTGTGCACCCGAAATTCCCCAAAATTCCAGAAACCTCTGTAGCTCCAGGGTCTCCAGCACCCGCAGGGCCTCCAGGATCCTGGGTTACTTCAGCATCTACAGTGGGAGAAGCCTTGGAACCCGACGGGATCTCCGACCTTGGAAGGCACCTTTCTCAGG CCTGTGGCCACCGTGTTTCAAGGATAATTGGAGGATTGCCAGCCCCAAACAGGAAGTGGCCCTGGCAGGTGAGCCTGCAGACCAGCAACAGACACCACTGCGGAGGCTCCCTCATCGACAGGCGCTGGGTGCTCACTGCCGCCCACTGTGTCTTTAG TAATTTGGAATACAAGGTGAAGCTGGGAGACACTGACTTGCATGCTGGTTCCAAAGAGGCACTGGTGATCCCTGTTCGAGACATCGTTTTTCCTGGCAATTTTGATTTTGCCACTTTGACAAACGACATTGCCCTTGCTCTGCTCGCCTACTCTGTGAATTATTCCTCACATATCCAGCCTGTGTGCCTCCCCGAAAAGCTTTTTGAAGTGGAAGCTGGGACAGAGTGCTGGGTGACTGGATGGGGCCGAGTGTCAGAGAGTG TTTCAGGACCAATGCCACTTGTTCTTCAGGAGACTGAGCTAAACATTATGCGTCATGAGAAATGTCGTGAGGTGCTCAAGAAGAAGAGTATATCCAAGAGTAAAATGGTCATGAGGGGGACCGTCTGTGGCTATAATGACCAAGGGAAGGATGCCTGTCAG GGAGATTCTGGGGGGCCCCTGGTCTGTGAATTAAATGGCACATGGGTCCAGGTGGGGATTGTGAGCTGGGGCGTTGGCTGCGGTCGCAAAGGATACCCTGGAGTTTACACAGAAGTTAatttctacaagaaatggatTACTGATCACCTGAGACAAGCTTCCTGTTTGAATTCAGCAGACTTCGTCATCCTAGTCGTGTGTCTGGTGATGCCCCTGGGCATCCTGGTGACCCTGTGA